In the Allorhizobium ampelinum S4 genome, one interval contains:
- a CDS encoding DUF3800 domain-containing protein: MERPAPLASTRTRCWLHDGFLNTLFRKKNPERGFVILDKSNYEEKIQTLSHVFKHIGHANGQLRNFAEVPLFLDSKASRLIQMADLIAYWIFRHYQSGDSRGFNLIKPHFARYGVPGAFSSGLWQLVSAETETRLAAIGAHQHPFPAPTPKPAAPE, from the coding sequence ATGGAGCGACCGGCGCCTTTGGCAAGTACGCGAACCAGGTGTTGGCTGCATGACGGCTTTCTCAACACGCTGTTCCGAAAAAAGAACCCGGAGCGTGGTTTCGTGATCCTCGACAAAAGCAATTACGAAGAGAAAATCCAAACCCTCTCGCATGTTTTTAAACACATCGGCCATGCAAACGGACAATTACGAAACTTTGCAGAAGTGCCGCTATTTCTGGATTCGAAAGCTTCACGCTTAATTCAGATGGCGGATCTGATCGCGTACTGGATATTCCGGCATTATCAGTCGGGAGACTCCCGCGGGTTCAATCTCATCAAACCGCACTTCGCGCGCTATGGGGTGCCCGGAGCGTTTTCCAGCGGGCTTTGGCAACTGGTTTCAGCGGAGACGGAAACCCGCCTTGCGGCTATAGGAGCACATCAACATCCGTTTCCCGCGCCAACGCCGAAACCTGCTGCACCGGAATGA